A part of Candidatus Komeilibacteria bacterium CG_4_10_14_0_2_um_filter_37_10 genomic DNA contains:
- the ruvA gene encoding Holliday junction branch migration protein RuvA: protein MIAYLKGKIINKNDRSIILENNNIGYQIFLTETVLQSCEIGQEREFYIYQCVREDVLDLYGMSTLTELDFYHSLLSVSGVGPKSALAVLAVAKVEELKKAIWQGDPTLLRRVSGIGQKTAERIVVELKNKIDFIAQPASGLADEANDSEIIDALESLGYSLNVIRNAMRQVSSEPMASQQKVKEVLRIINHK, encoded by the coding sequence ATGATTGCCTATCTTAAAGGAAAAATAATTAATAAAAACGATCGTTCTATTATTTTAGAAAATAATAATATTGGTTATCAGATTTTTTTGACAGAAACTGTTTTACAAAGTTGTGAAATCGGGCAGGAACGAGAGTTTTATATTTATCAATGCGTCCGTGAAGATGTATTAGATCTTTATGGCATGAGCACACTGACGGAATTAGATTTTTATCACAGCTTACTTTCCGTATCAGGCGTTGGTCCGAAATCAGCGCTCGCTGTGTTAGCCGTTGCGAAAGTAGAGGAATTGAAAAAAGCTATTTGGCAAGGTGATCCTACTTTATTACGGCGAGTTTCCGGCATTGGCCAAAAGACAGCAGAAAGAATAGTAGTAGAATTAAAAAATAAAATAGATTTTATTGCCCAACCAGCATCGGGCTTAGCGGACGAGGCTAACGACTCGGAAATTATTGATGCGTTGGAGTCGTTGGGATATTCTTTAAATGTCATTCGCAATGCCATGCGGCAGGTATCGAGCGAGCCAATGGCTAGTCAGCAAAAAGTCAAAGAGGTATTAAGAATTATTAATCACAAATAA
- a CDS encoding aspartate carbamoyltransferase, whose amino-acid sequence MDKNTKTPSHLDSLMHVVKSQQFSREMLEELFLIADYMPIVEAMRGCKRLQDKIIAVFFYEESTRTRLSFQAAIKLLGGQILSTSNAKFSSVAKGENLVDTVRTLNNYCDAIIMRHKVEGSAEIAARICDEDSSAIHGYKHFINAGDGPGQHVTQALLDCYSIRKELGRIDGIKIAMVGDLLHGRTVRSLSYMLTKFKDVQIFFVSPDELKMKDDVIQYLTEQQVPFISCACLEDVISNVDVLYMTRIQQERFTDPDLYELMKDSYVLDSRLMKLFSPKGIVLHPLPRVDEIKEEVDIDPRAAYFRQEKNGLFIRMALLLAVFDKHRGLLSAIRNGKNNH is encoded by the coding sequence ATGGATAAAAATACCAAAACACCGTCCCATCTGGATAGTCTGATGCACGTTGTTAAGTCACAGCAATTTTCCCGAGAAATGCTGGAAGAACTATTTCTAATTGCTGATTACATGCCGATTGTCGAAGCAATGCGGGGCTGTAAAAGGCTTCAGGATAAAATCATTGCCGTCTTTTTTTATGAAGAGTCAACGAGGACGCGACTTTCTTTTCAGGCAGCAATCAAATTGTTGGGTGGCCAGATTTTATCAACCTCTAACGCCAAGTTTTCCTCGGTAGCTAAGGGCGAGAATCTAGTTGACACCGTTAGAACACTAAATAATTACTGTGATGCTATTATCATGCGTCACAAGGTTGAAGGCTCGGCAGAAATAGCTGCTCGTATTTGCGACGAGGATTCATCGGCGATTCATGGTTATAAACATTTTATTAATGCTGGTGATGGCCCAGGTCAACACGTAACTCAAGCGTTGCTGGATTGTTATAGTATTCGCAAGGAGCTTGGTCGAATTGACGGCATTAAAATAGCCATGGTAGGTGATTTGTTACACGGACGCACGGTACGCTCTTTAAGTTATATGCTGACGAAATTCAAAGATGTGCAAATCTTCTTTGTTTCGCCCGATGAGTTGAAAATGAAAGACGATGTGATACAGTATTTGACCGAGCAACAAGTCCCATTTATTTCCTGTGCTTGTTTGGAGGATGTGATTAGTAATGTTGACGTTCTCTATATGACGAGAATTCAACAAGAACGATTTACTGACCCCGATCTTTATGAACTAATGAAAGATTCCTACGTTCTCGATTCGCGGTTAATGAAACTATTTAGTCCCAAAGGAATTGTTTTGCATCCATTACCGCGAGTAGATGAAATTAAAGAAGAAGTTGATATTGATCCACGCGCCGCTTACTTTCGTCAGGAAAAGAATGGTTTATTTATTCGTATGGCTCTATTACTTGCTGTCTTTGATAAACACCGTGGATTATTGTCCGCTATCAGAAATGGTAAAAATAACCATTAG